The nucleotide sequence AAATTTCGTAAATCGTTGTTAGATGACGGATTTAATATGTTTCAGTTTTCGATCTATTTACGACATTGCCCCAGTAAAGAAAATGCGGAAGTTCACATAAAGCGTGTAAAAAAAAGTTTGCCACAAGAAGGAAAAGTTGGAATTTTATGTATTACCGATAAACAATTTGGGCAAATGGAACTCTTTTTTGCTAAAAAAGAAACCGAATTACCTAATATTCCCCAACAGTTAGAATTGTTTTAATAGGAATAAAAAAATGCTTGATTAGTTATTAGAATCAAGCATTTTTTATAATTTTTCTTTGTAGATTATTCTCTTAAAACCCTTGATTTTTATAGGGTTTTGATGAGGTTGTAATTCTACTCTGTAAATCTACAAAAATTTGAAAGGAATTCACAACAGGTAAGGCAGAAGCTTCATTATTATATTTGTTGTAATTCTACTCTGTAAATCTACAAAAATTTGAAAGGAATTCACAACTAATCCGAAAGGGTCATCAACAATTTCTATGTTGTAATTCTACTCTGTAAATCTACAAAAATTTGAAAGGAATTCACAACTCTAAAGAGTATTTTAAAAACACGACTTACGTTGTAATTCTACTCTGTAAATCTACAAAAATTTGAAAGGAATTCACAACGTATATTTGATTATTGTTTTTCATAGTTATGTTGTAATTCTACTCTGTAAATCTACAAAAATTTGAAAGGAATTCACAACTCCTTATTAACTATTTGACATTTTAAATAAGTTGTAATTCTACTCTGTAAATCTACAAAAATTTGAAAGGAATTCACAACGAATTGCTTATTGATGCAATGATATTAAGCGTTGTAATTCTACTCTGTAAATCTACAAAAATTTGAAAGGAATTCACAACGGCATAGGTAATTTTTCCCCGTTTTTCCCCGTTGTAATTCTACTCTGTAAATCTACAAAAATTTGAAAGGAATTCACAACATGTTTGTAAAAGGATTGTTCATTTTAATCGTTGTAATTCTACTCTGTAAATCTACAAAAATTTGAAAGGAATTCACAACGCGTGATTTAACGCTGTCAGAAAAACAATTGTTGTAATTCTACTCTGTAAATCTACAAAAATTTGAAAGGAATTCACAACGGTAATGAATCATAAGTAACTAATATTTTTGTTGTAATTCTACTCTGTAAATCTACAAAAATTTGAAAGGAATTCACAACACTTAACGCTCTTTCATTTAAAGGATCAAGGTTGTAATTCTACTCTGTAAATCTACAAAAATTTGAAAGGAATTCACAACATAACCATGTTGCATATAAAGAAGCATTAGGTTGTAATTCTACTCTGTAAATCTACAAAAATTTGAAAGGAATTCACAACCATTGACCAAGGTTTGCTTCCGAATCCAATGTTGTAATTCTACTCTGTAAATCTACAAAAATTTGAAAGGAATTCACAACTAAAGCTCCATTTTCAACTGCATACGTTTTGTTGTAATTCTACTCTGTAAATCTACAAAAATTTGAAAGGAATTCACAACCAACTATTGTTAGTTTTCCAGATAGCCGTTGTTGTAATTCTACTCTGTAAATCTACAAAAATTTGAAAGGAATTCACAACAACTTCTATAAACAAAAAATTAAGTTTAAAGTTGTAATTCTACTCTGTAAATCTACAAAAATTTGAAAGGAATTCACAACACGGCATAATTGTATTTTTAATAAGATTTTGTTGTAATTCTACTCTGTAAATCTACAAAAATTTGAAAGGAATTCACAACAATAACCGATTTAAAAAAAGTGAGCAATGAGTTGTAATTCTACTCTGTAAATCTACAAAAATTTGAAAGGAATTCACAACGACAATTTATTTTATAAAAAAAAGATTAATGTTGTAATTCTACTCTGTAAATCTACAAAAATTTGAAAGGAATTCACAACTCCATTAATACTGGAATCCTCCCAATAACGGTTGTAATTCTACTCTGTAAATCTACAAAAATTTGAAAGGAATTCACAACGATTGAATATAAAAATGAAAGATGTTTTATGTTGTAATTCTACTCTGTAAATCTACAAAAATTTGAAAGGAATTCACAACATAATGATAAGAAGAATATTATATCAAGATGTTGTAATTCTACTCTGTAAATCTACAAAAATTTGAAAAATGGTAATTATAAATTATAAAAGAAGTTTACTTGTTACCAAAGTAGATTTTTTAAAACGATTCGTTCTCTAAATCTTTTAGAAAATCAAAAATCAAATTACTTTCGTAGCCCTTACGTAGTAAAAAATCAACCCATTTTCGTTTTTTCTTTTCTATAGAGCTTTCG is from Flavobacterium dauae and encodes:
- the cas2 gene encoding CRISPR-associated endonuclease Cas2; the encoded protein is MSFSRYNAYRIMWVLVFFDLPTETKKQRSVATKFRKSLLDDGFNMFQFSIYLRHCPSKENAEVHIKRVKKSLPQEGKVGILCITDKQFGQMELFFAKKETELPNIPQQLELF